A stretch of Lutra lutra chromosome 9, mLutLut1.2, whole genome shotgun sequence DNA encodes these proteins:
- the LOC125108550 gene encoding small nuclear ribonucleoprotein G-like, whose protein sequence is MSKAHPPELKKFMDKKLSLKLNGGRHVQGILQEFDPFMNLMIDECMEMATSGQQNNTGMVVIRGNSIMLEALERV, encoded by the coding sequence ATGAGCAAAGCTCACCCTCCCgagttgaaaaaatttatggacaAGAAATTATCATTGAAATTAAATGGTGGCAGACATGTTCAAGGAATATTACAGGAGTTCGATCCATTTATGAATCTTATGATAGATGAATGTATGGAGATGGCAACTAGTGGGCAACAGAACAATACTGGAATGGTGGTAATACGAGGAAATAGTATCATGTTAGAAGCCTTAGAACGAGTATAA